From Acetobacteroides hydrogenigenes, one genomic window encodes:
- a CDS encoding type B 50S ribosomal protein L31 codes for MKQGIHPENYRVVAFKDMSNEQVFLMKSTINTKETIEIDGQSYPLYKLEISSASHPFFTGKMKLIDTAGRVDKFMNRYKKHYDKKK; via the coding sequence ATGAAACAAGGTATTCACCCTGAGAACTATCGCGTTGTGGCATTCAAAGATATGTCAAACGAGCAAGTGTTTTTGATGAAATCAACCATCAACACCAAAGAAACCATCGAGATTGATGGCCAATCTTATCCTCTCTACAAGCTTGAAATTTCGAGCGCATCTCACCCATTCTTCACCGGCAAGATGAAGCTTATCGACACCGCTGGTCGCGTAGATAAGTTCATGAACCGCTACAAGAAGCACTACGACAAGAAGAAATAA
- a CDS encoding putative sugar nucleotidyl transferase — translation MGIILFDDEAWLNLKPLSFTRPVAEVRVGILTIKGKWAKHLEAAPSYLTQPYLSKKYPSKISTENLLINASVVPSAALVERITRLEQGQVLTKGNLTIAVKCTASQVSEFKPSIIKEFQVREFDADIVRIAHPWDIFSQNANEIANDFLLLTRNRESAPIDATNTLIGNNIFVEEGAKITCAILNSTTGPIYIGKHTEIMEGSTVRGPFALCDHSSLKLGSKIYGGTTIGPHSKIGGEVSESVIFGYSNKAHDGYLGNSVIGEWCNLGANTNVSNLKNNFALVKMWSYNQQRFIQTGLQFCGIIMGDYSKTGINSMFSTGTSIGVCTNFFGSGFPRNIIPSFAWGGTQGYITYKSNNYIPAISATLSRRCRELDNVDKEILATVFEMTEKDRSF, via the coding sequence ATGGGAATCATTCTTTTTGATGATGAGGCATGGCTTAATCTGAAGCCTCTCTCATTCACACGACCTGTTGCCGAAGTAAGAGTTGGCATTTTAACCATCAAGGGAAAATGGGCAAAACACCTTGAAGCGGCTCCTTCATACCTTACGCAACCATACCTTTCAAAAAAATATCCTTCAAAAATTTCGACGGAAAACCTGCTGATAAACGCATCAGTAGTCCCTTCGGCTGCTCTAGTTGAAAGAATTACGCGATTAGAACAAGGACAAGTTCTTACCAAAGGAAACCTCACAATTGCCGTCAAATGCACGGCTAGTCAAGTTTCAGAATTCAAACCCAGTATCATAAAAGAATTTCAGGTTCGCGAATTTGACGCTGACATTGTGCGGATAGCACACCCTTGGGACATATTCTCCCAAAACGCCAACGAGATTGCCAATGACTTCCTGCTGCTCACCCGCAACAGAGAAAGTGCGCCGATCGATGCCACTAATACACTAATTGGTAATAACATCTTTGTAGAAGAGGGTGCCAAAATAACCTGTGCCATACTCAACTCCACCACCGGCCCAATATACATCGGCAAGCATACCGAAATAATGGAAGGTTCTACAGTAAGGGGACCTTTTGCGCTATGCGACCACAGTTCTCTTAAACTAGGCTCTAAAATTTATGGAGGCACAACCATAGGTCCTCATTCTAAAATCGGAGGAGAGGTTTCGGAGTCCGTTATTTTTGGATATTCCAACAAGGCTCACGATGGATATCTTGGCAATTCAGTAATAGGAGAATGGTGCAACTTAGGAGCCAACACAAACGTATCAAATCTAAAAAACAACTTTGCGCTGGTAAAGATGTGGAGCTACAACCAGCAGCGCTTTATCCAAACAGGGCTGCAGTTTTGCGGCATAATAATGGGAGATTATAGTAAAACTGGCATAAACTCAATGTTTAGTACGGGTACCTCTATTGGAGTTTGCACAAACTTTTTTGGTTCTGGATTCCCTCGCAATATTATACCATCGTTTGCATGGGGAGGCACGCAAGGCTACATAACCTACAAAAGCAACAACTACATTCCTGCAATAAGCGCGACGCTATCAAGACGGTGTCGCGAATTAGACAACGTAGACAAGGAAATTCTAGCCACCGTATTCGAGATGACCGAAAAAGACAGGTCTTTTTAA
- a CDS encoding TlpA family protein disulfide reductase — translation MVKKALLLLTLLAANVGYCQMAHIKGTAPSYAGDSLTFQTYSDLITYNEEPLGKVKVDKRGSFQSSLKVVEPTFVFVVLGAQKGYFFAEPGKEYNLIFPPKVPKTEEERLNPFFKEETFHIGISSCPRSDINYLISLYDDLFNEKFNAIAQESFKTKGKVKIDSSIYQLDTIGAKLQNPFFEAYKRYRMGLLKHLVMVYKSKSISDQYFLNQPILYTNPSYMELFNQIYDRFFLFYNQPSRGDNVGSSISAASLSRLKKVLSKDSVLKNDQHLELVILKGIYDGFYEDNFSRKNLLTLLDSLYFSTTVPEHKAIATNIREKVIRLLPGYFPPAFRLYDINGKPFSLEQFRGKFVYLNFCSVSSYTCLQDFVLLEQIHKKYGKHVEIISISTDSNIDDLKHFLSTKPYKWTFVHYGAAPDIINRYDVRAYPTYFLINPEGKMEVSPAPTPHEKLEIMLVNQLRNWDML, via the coding sequence ATGGTAAAAAAGGCTCTGCTGCTGCTAACCCTACTTGCAGCCAACGTTGGGTACTGCCAAATGGCACATATAAAGGGCACCGCTCCTTCGTACGCAGGCGATAGCCTCACGTTCCAAACCTATAGCGACCTTATTACCTACAACGAAGAGCCCTTGGGTAAAGTAAAGGTAGATAAGCGCGGGAGCTTTCAGAGCTCGCTAAAGGTAGTTGAACCGACGTTCGTTTTCGTAGTGCTTGGAGCGCAAAAAGGCTACTTCTTTGCAGAACCGGGAAAGGAGTACAACCTAATTTTCCCCCCAAAGGTTCCTAAAACCGAAGAAGAGCGCCTAAACCCATTCTTTAAGGAAGAAACCTTTCATATTGGCATAAGCAGCTGCCCTAGGTCCGACATTAACTACCTAATAAGCCTCTACGACGACCTTTTCAACGAAAAGTTTAACGCGATAGCTCAAGAGTCTTTTAAGACTAAAGGCAAGGTAAAGATCGACTCATCGATATACCAGCTCGATACCATAGGCGCCAAGCTGCAAAACCCATTCTTCGAAGCTTACAAAAGGTACCGCATGGGACTACTGAAGCATCTGGTAATGGTTTACAAGTCGAAAAGCATCTCCGACCAGTACTTCTTAAACCAGCCCATACTTTACACCAACCCGTCGTACATGGAGCTCTTCAACCAGATATACGACCGCTTCTTTCTCTTCTACAATCAGCCATCGAGGGGCGACAACGTTGGCTCCAGCATTAGCGCAGCAAGCCTGTCGCGCCTAAAAAAGGTGCTATCGAAGGATAGCGTACTAAAAAACGACCAGCATCTGGAGCTCGTCATCCTAAAAGGAATTTATGATGGCTTCTACGAGGATAACTTTTCGAGAAAAAACCTGCTAACGCTGCTCGATTCCCTCTACTTCTCCACAACAGTTCCCGAGCATAAAGCCATTGCAACCAACATTAGAGAAAAGGTTATTCGCCTGCTACCTGGCTACTTCCCTCCAGCGTTTAGGCTATACGACATTAACGGAAAGCCCTTCTCGCTAGAGCAGTTCCGAGGAAAGTTTGTTTACCTCAACTTCTGCTCGGTTAGCAGCTACACCTGCCTACAGGACTTTGTGCTGCTCGAGCAAATCCACAAAAAGTACGGCAAGCATGTAGAGATCATATCCATATCCACCGATTCCAACATCGACGATCTGAAGCATTTTCTCTCCACAAAGCCTTACAAATGGACGTTTGTGCACTACGGAGCGGCACCCGACATCATCAACCGATACGACGTTAGAGCGTACCCTACCTACTTCCTGATTAACCCCGAAGGGAAAATGGAGGTTTCGCCTGCACCTACGCCACACGAGAAGCTGGAGATTATGCTCGTAAACCAGCTGCGGAATTGGGACATGCTGTAA
- a CDS encoding NUDIX hydrolase, translating to MKKIYFNDRFIGVAGLDHAVSSAEGMEQILVTDCKDIPNLVKYFDDTPSIVGLILKGADKKKIFRAVRACFTGIEAAGGLVVNPRGEVLMIYRYDRWDLPKGKVERGEDVEDAAVREVEEECGIADLTVEAKLCKTYHVYAMYGKRMFKTTHWYLMRHDGSGALIPQTEEAITDARWVAADDLSGCLESTYQTILEVFRSAGKGL from the coding sequence ATGAAGAAAATTTATTTTAACGATCGGTTTATCGGGGTTGCCGGATTGGACCATGCCGTTAGCAGCGCCGAGGGGATGGAGCAAATCCTTGTAACCGACTGCAAAGATATTCCAAATCTTGTAAAATACTTTGATGATACGCCTTCCATCGTTGGGCTAATCCTGAAAGGGGCGGATAAGAAGAAGATTTTTAGGGCGGTTCGAGCCTGCTTTACCGGCATCGAGGCTGCTGGTGGTTTGGTGGTAAACCCTCGCGGCGAGGTGCTGATGATCTACCGCTACGATAGGTGGGATCTGCCCAAGGGTAAGGTGGAGCGCGGCGAGGATGTTGAGGATGCTGCCGTTCGCGAGGTGGAGGAGGAGTGCGGCATCGCGGATCTTACAGTTGAGGCGAAGCTGTGCAAAACCTACCACGTTTACGCGATGTACGGCAAGCGCATGTTCAAAACTACGCACTGGTACCTGATGCGCCACGATGGCAGCGGGGCGCTGATCCCCCAAACCGAGGAGGCGATTACTGACGCTCGCTGGGTGGCGGCTGACGATCTGTCAGGCTGTCTCGAAAGCACCTACCAAACGATACTGGAGGTTTTTAGAAGCGCTGGGAAAGGACTTTAG
- a CDS encoding Bax inhibitor-1/YccA family protein — protein MFNSSNPVFGKNIFANTARDFTGTNTMTVKGTMGKAMLMLAIVILSASYTWSMVMQPDTLDGVKTATPWMIGGAIGGLITGLIISFAPKTAGWLSPIYAMLQGLFLGAISAFFEATYHGIVMNAVGLTLATAFLLFFIYRTGIIKVTNKFRVGIIAATGAIALFYFVTWIVGMFGGNVGFMMDSSLLSIGISLVVVIVAALNLLLDFDFIEKGEQAGAPKHMEWYGAFGLMVTLIWLYIEMLKLLAKLSRRE, from the coding sequence ATGTTCAATTCTTCAAATCCAGTTTTTGGAAAGAACATCTTTGCAAACACCGCTCGCGATTTCACAGGAACAAACACCATGACCGTAAAGGGAACCATGGGTAAGGCCATGCTAATGCTTGCCATAGTTATCCTAAGTGCATCGTACACATGGAGCATGGTAATGCAACCCGACACATTGGACGGGGTTAAAACAGCAACCCCATGGATGATTGGAGGCGCAATTGGCGGCCTAATCACGGGTCTTATCATATCGTTTGCTCCTAAAACAGCAGGATGGCTATCTCCTATCTACGCTATGCTTCAAGGTCTTTTCCTTGGTGCTATATCTGCATTTTTTGAAGCAACCTACCATGGAATCGTAATGAATGCTGTAGGCTTAACTCTCGCAACTGCATTCCTTCTATTCTTTATTTACAGAACTGGCATCATTAAAGTTACCAACAAGTTTCGTGTTGGCATCATTGCTGCTACGGGTGCAATAGCTCTGTTCTACTTCGTCACTTGGATAGTAGGCATGTTTGGAGGCAACGTCGGCTTCATGATGGACAGCAGCCTTTTAAGCATCGGAATCAGCTTAGTAGTTGTGATTGTTGCTGCACTAAACTTACTTCTTGATTTTGACTTCATAGAAAAAGGAGAGCAAGCAGGAGCACCAAAGCATATGGAATGGTATGGAGCATTCGGATTAATGGTTACCCTCATCTGGCTTTACATTGAAATGCTCAAACTTCTAGCAAAATTATCGCGTAGAGAATAG
- the hydF gene encoding [FeFe] hydrogenase H-cluster maturation GTPase HydF: protein MTKTRDNKPHIGIYGRRNNGKSTIINLIAGQDVAIVSNHAGTTTDPVKKSVEILNLGPIVLVDTAGIDDEGELGKKRIEKTRESIKIVDLALLVTSNNQFGDYEKSLIDEFNAYNTPFIVVHNMADVAKASDAFAQTFTSKKIPFVEVSARNGEGFDKLVENIKANMPDSAYTTPSMFKGIIKKNDIVLLITPIDTEAPAGRMILPQVQAIRDTLDNDAVAITLKESAVEHFLKTTGIKPALAVTDSQIFDRANTLIPDEIPLTSFSITLSRLKGPFHEFIKGTPKIANLKDGDRVLILESCTHHTSCDDIGRYKIPRWIKEFTAKQVEFDVVSGLSSLNRPISDYAIVIQCGGCMITRKQLHNRLKAAIEVGIPVTNYGMAIAYIKGIFERATAPFSE, encoded by the coding sequence ATGACTAAAACACGCGACAACAAGCCCCATATCGGCATCTATGGCAGAAGAAACAACGGCAAAAGCACTATCATCAACCTAATAGCAGGTCAAGATGTTGCCATTGTTTCCAATCATGCAGGCACAACTACCGATCCTGTTAAAAAATCGGTAGAAATCCTAAACCTTGGCCCCATTGTACTAGTAGACACAGCCGGCATTGATGACGAAGGCGAACTTGGAAAGAAGCGCATAGAAAAAACTCGCGAATCCATAAAAATTGTAGATCTAGCGCTTCTTGTAACTTCCAACAACCAATTTGGCGATTACGAAAAGAGTTTAATAGACGAGTTCAACGCATACAACACACCATTCATTGTTGTACACAATATGGCAGATGTGGCAAAGGCCTCTGATGCATTTGCCCAAACTTTTACCAGCAAAAAAATTCCATTCGTAGAGGTAAGCGCCAGAAACGGAGAAGGCTTCGACAAACTGGTGGAAAACATTAAGGCAAACATGCCCGATTCGGCCTACACAACACCATCCATGTTTAAGGGCATCATAAAAAAGAATGACATTGTGCTCCTGATAACACCCATAGACACTGAAGCCCCCGCAGGACGCATGATTCTTCCACAAGTGCAAGCCATTAGAGACACGTTGGACAATGACGCTGTAGCCATCACGCTAAAAGAAAGCGCCGTAGAGCATTTTTTAAAAACAACAGGAATAAAACCCGCACTAGCCGTAACTGACAGCCAAATTTTCGACAGAGCAAACACCTTGATCCCAGATGAGATTCCGCTCACCTCGTTTAGCATTACCCTTTCAAGACTAAAAGGCCCATTCCATGAATTCATAAAAGGAACTCCAAAAATTGCAAATCTCAAAGATGGCGACCGAGTTCTAATCCTTGAAAGTTGTACACACCACACCAGCTGCGACGACATTGGCCGTTACAAAATTCCACGATGGATAAAAGAATTCACCGCAAAGCAAGTTGAGTTCGACGTTGTTTCCGGCTTAAGCTCTCTTAACAGACCTATTTCTGATTACGCAATTGTAATCCAATGCGGCGGCTGTATGATTACCCGAAAACAACTGCATAACAGGCTAAAAGCCGCAATAGAAGTCGGAATTCCTGTAACAAACTACGGAATGGCAATTGCCTATATAAAAGGAATTTTTGAAAGAGCAACGGCTCCCTTCTCTGAATAA
- a CDS encoding DNA alkylation repair protein: protein MENSIALELLSLILKHKSGDVVDSMFKRGIIYKINYGVNTPIIKKLVAPYYGNHELAEEMFEMDYREAKLAAIYMESPQALSAEQMDRWSSDFINDEIVEQAVINLFWKSKYALFKASEWSLSNNDFLQKAGLMIIGKIAAERPEIRDEIFTPYFDIIEDLAGTASSHSRSAAAFALREIGKKNKALNAMAVILADKLAKSDNFSSKWIAEEVSWILSDNDLQEKLC, encoded by the coding sequence ATGGAGAACAGTATCGCCTTAGAGTTGCTTTCACTCATTCTTAAGCATAAAAGCGGAGATGTAGTTGACAGCATGTTCAAAAGAGGAATTATATACAAAATAAACTATGGGGTAAACACCCCCATTATAAAAAAGTTGGTTGCGCCTTACTACGGCAACCATGAGTTGGCAGAAGAGATGTTTGAGATGGACTACAGAGAAGCCAAACTTGCCGCAATTTACATGGAATCACCCCAAGCATTAAGCGCTGAACAAATGGATCGATGGTCATCAGACTTCATCAACGACGAAATTGTGGAGCAGGCCGTCATCAACTTATTCTGGAAAAGCAAATACGCCCTATTTAAAGCATCTGAATGGTCGTTGAGCAACAACGATTTCCTACAAAAAGCAGGGTTGATGATAATTGGTAAAATTGCAGCAGAAAGACCCGAGATCAGAGACGAGATTTTCACTCCATATTTCGACATAATAGAAGACTTAGCCGGGACAGCATCATCCCACTCCCGTAGTGCAGCAGCATTTGCCCTGCGCGAAATTGGAAAAAAAAATAAAGCCTTAAATGCAATGGCTGTCATACTGGCTGACAAATTAGCAAAAAGCGACAACTTTTCGTCCAAATGGATCGCAGAGGAAGTTTCATGGATTCTTTCCGACAACGACCTCCAAGAGAAACTCTGTTAG
- the lon gene encoding endopeptidase La — protein MSNKSDISLQNILITSATEDNNEFIPFIANDSEMQIDSSEIPNPLPILALRNAVLFPGVVIPISVGREKSLKLVREQYSKDKIIGAISQIDSKIEEPNQEDLYKIGTIGQILKILEMPDGSTTVILQGIKRFELNQIVETEPYFKGQITELEDVAPSSPHHDYDAIVSSVKDLALKIIKLSPNIPNEASFAIRNIDNPSFLVNFICSNSDITNDEKQKLLDIASLKERALTLLQYLTKEMKLIELKNDIQAKVKFDLDQQQREYYLHQQMKTIQDELGGSPNEQEIEELRKAAQEKKWSKDTQAHFEKEVSKIERMNPAVAEYSIQLNYLQLLLELPWNEYSKDNFDLKRAKRILDEDHFGLDQVKERILEHLAVLKLKGDLKSPIICLYGPPGVGKTSLGKSVAKALGREYGRISLGGLHDEAEIRGHRKTYIGAMPGRIIQTIKKSKYANPVIILDEIDKIGKDFHGDPASALLEVLDPEQNSTFHDNYLELDFDLSKVLFITTANNISTIAPALRDRMEMIEVSGYLAEEKYEIAKQHLIPRQLEGHGVDKSQVKFPKKVLELIIDEYTRESGVRTLDKTIAKVVRNIAKHIAFEEEYNPTLTTEEIRKILGVPRFVKDIYQGNEFAGVVTGLAWTEVGGEILFIETSLSPGKGSLTLTGNLGDVMKESAVIAMEYIKSHSEELNINPEIFDKWNVHIHVPEGAIPKDGPSAGITMTVALTSAFTQQKVRKSLAMTGEITLRGKVIAVGGIKEKILAAKRAGITDIMLSEENRKDIEEIKDEYIKGLKFHFVQTIDDALEFALLNEKVKKPKKLI, from the coding sequence ATGAGTAACAAATCAGATATATCGCTCCAAAACATCCTAATTACGAGCGCTACAGAAGACAACAACGAGTTTATCCCATTTATCGCCAACGACAGCGAGATGCAGATAGACAGTTCAGAAATTCCGAATCCGCTACCAATTTTAGCGTTAAGGAATGCTGTGCTATTTCCTGGCGTAGTAATTCCAATCAGCGTTGGACGTGAGAAATCGCTTAAGCTAGTTCGCGAACAGTACTCCAAGGACAAGATCATTGGGGCAATTTCTCAAATTGATTCGAAGATTGAAGAGCCCAACCAAGAGGACCTCTATAAAATTGGAACCATAGGGCAGATTCTAAAAATCCTAGAGATGCCCGATGGTAGCACGACCGTCATCCTACAAGGAATTAAGCGCTTCGAGCTAAACCAAATTGTAGAAACCGAACCCTACTTTAAAGGCCAGATTACCGAACTTGAAGATGTTGCACCATCATCGCCTCATCACGACTACGATGCAATCGTAAGTTCGGTAAAAGATCTTGCGCTGAAGATTATCAAACTTTCGCCCAATATTCCAAACGAAGCCTCGTTTGCCATTCGGAATATCGACAACCCTTCATTTCTGGTGAATTTTATTTGCTCGAATTCCGACATTACAAACGACGAGAAGCAAAAGCTACTCGACATCGCGTCATTAAAGGAGCGTGCTCTTACCCTACTTCAATATCTCACCAAGGAGATGAAGCTAATCGAGCTCAAGAATGACATTCAGGCAAAAGTAAAGTTCGACCTAGACCAGCAACAGCGCGAGTACTACCTTCATCAACAAATGAAAACCATCCAGGATGAGCTTGGAGGTAGCCCTAACGAACAGGAAATTGAAGAACTAAGAAAAGCAGCCCAAGAAAAGAAGTGGAGCAAGGATACACAAGCACATTTTGAGAAAGAAGTTTCCAAGATAGAGCGCATGAACCCCGCAGTTGCAGAGTACTCTATCCAACTAAACTACTTGCAGCTACTCCTCGAACTTCCTTGGAACGAATACTCTAAAGACAACTTCGACCTTAAAAGAGCGAAGAGAATTCTAGATGAAGACCACTTCGGGCTTGACCAGGTAAAGGAGCGGATATTGGAGCACCTTGCCGTTTTAAAACTAAAGGGTGATCTAAAATCGCCAATTATATGCCTTTACGGACCTCCTGGAGTTGGAAAAACATCGCTAGGAAAATCCGTAGCCAAGGCTCTTGGTCGCGAATACGGTCGAATATCGCTGGGGGGGCTCCACGACGAAGCCGAAATCCGAGGGCATCGTAAGACCTACATTGGGGCAATGCCAGGCCGTATCATTCAAACCATAAAAAAATCGAAGTACGCCAATCCTGTTATTATCCTCGATGAGATTGACAAGATTGGCAAGGATTTTCATGGAGATCCGGCATCAGCACTACTGGAAGTCCTCGATCCCGAACAAAACTCAACATTCCACGACAACTATTTAGAGCTCGACTTCGATTTGTCGAAAGTGCTATTCATAACTACGGCAAACAACATAAGCACCATTGCACCTGCGCTACGCGACAGGATGGAGATGATTGAGGTAAGCGGTTACCTTGCCGAAGAAAAGTACGAAATAGCCAAGCAACACCTTATACCACGTCAGCTTGAAGGACATGGTGTAGATAAATCGCAGGTTAAGTTCCCCAAAAAAGTTCTGGAGCTTATCATCGACGAATACACTCGCGAATCGGGGGTTCGTACACTCGACAAAACCATCGCCAAGGTGGTCCGCAATATTGCCAAGCATATAGCATTCGAAGAGGAGTACAATCCAACGCTTACAACAGAAGAAATTCGCAAAATACTTGGCGTACCCCGCTTTGTAAAGGATATCTACCAAGGTAACGAGTTTGCAGGTGTAGTTACAGGCCTTGCGTGGACCGAAGTTGGAGGAGAAATACTCTTCATCGAAACCAGCCTAAGCCCTGGGAAAGGTTCGCTAACCCTTACAGGTAACCTTGGAGATGTAATGAAGGAATCGGCCGTAATTGCAATGGAGTACATCAAATCGCACAGCGAGGAGCTCAACATCAATCCCGAGATCTTTGACAAGTGGAACGTGCACATCCACGTACCCGAAGGTGCAATACCCAAGGATGGCCCATCGGCAGGCATCACCATGACCGTTGCCCTAACATCAGCCTTTACCCAGCAAAAAGTACGCAAGTCTTTAGCGATGACTGGAGAAATCACCCTTAGGGGAAAGGTTATTGCAGTTGGGGGCATTAAGGAAAAAATTCTTGCGGCAAAGCGTGCTGGTATTACCGACATTATGCTTTCGGAAGAGAATCGAAAGGATATTGAAGAAATCAAGGATGAATACATCAAAGGCTTGAAATTCCACTTCGTCCAAACAATAGACGATGCCCTAGAATTTGCGCTCCTCAACGAAAAGGTAAAAAAGCCCAAAAAGCTTATATAG
- the coaD gene encoding pantetheine-phosphate adenylyltransferase has translation MEKIAVFPGSFDPFTVGHESIVLRGLNLFDRVIVAIGHNTTKNSCFSVEQRIRMVQEIFAGTPQVEVVTFEGLTVDFCKSINAKFILRGLRTSADFEYERAIGQMNKMMDDDIETVFLLTSTIHTPINSSIVREIMKNKGDVSAFIPKSLDIKKYLEE, from the coding sequence ATGGAAAAAATTGCCGTATTCCCAGGTTCGTTCGATCCCTTTACCGTTGGCCACGAATCAATAGTTCTTCGCGGGCTGAACCTTTTCGACAGAGTTATCGTTGCCATTGGCCACAACACCACAAAGAATAGCTGCTTTAGCGTAGAGCAACGCATTCGAATGGTACAGGAGATATTTGCCGGCACCCCCCAGGTAGAAGTTGTTACCTTCGAAGGGTTAACCGTCGACTTCTGCAAATCCATCAACGCCAAATTTATCCTAAGAGGGCTGAGAACATCCGCCGATTTCGAATACGAACGCGCCATCGGACAAATGAACAAGATGATGGACGACGATATCGAGACCGTATTCCTACTTACATCAACCATACACACCCCAATAAACTCGAGCATAGTCCGAGAGATCATGAAGAATAAAGGCGATGTATCCGCTTTTATTCCAAAATCGTTAGACATTAAGAAATACCTCGAAGAGTAA
- a CDS encoding oligosaccharide flippase family protein: MISVGELQQLVKSDFTKNVGKLFAGNGISMAINLLALPVLSRLYTPEEFGSVALYVALAQLIAVFISGRYDYALMLPRKNGEALKVALSGLILSFYLSILVAVALFFSYDRLLSLFPHPIYAKLIWLLPILGFLLSIRQMLSMWFSRRSRFGFTSQSKVLQTVVANGVRIPRVIYANGIAGLWMGFVVSELVALVQGLFFFWKHDRRLLRAVERTEFKETLAKYASFPMYSMPVSFLNSVSSNLLIYAFSYAFSASVVGLYERFSKMISVPLDMVSSSFSIVFFQKMALVSSKQRFYRRAYLLSLLLGGLMNLPIVVWGPEIFGFVLGPDWLFAGEMARYLAPLMVFGFSSKCIGTTFSTINRNGVMLAWQVLYLALTLGWIIVFRHHSVLFIVKTYALFGCFLNIILGIYGYYFVKKAEVEVGKSI; the protein is encoded by the coding sequence ATGATTAGTGTTGGTGAGTTACAGCAACTTGTTAAATCGGATTTCACAAAAAATGTAGGTAAGCTTTTTGCAGGGAATGGCATCTCTATGGCCATTAACCTTTTGGCATTGCCGGTTCTTTCGCGGCTGTACACACCGGAAGAATTTGGAAGCGTTGCTCTTTATGTGGCACTTGCTCAGTTGATCGCTGTTTTTATATCAGGACGTTACGACTACGCATTGATGCTTCCTCGGAAAAATGGAGAAGCTCTGAAAGTGGCTTTAAGTGGGCTGATTCTATCTTTTTATCTGTCTATATTGGTAGCAGTGGCTCTTTTCTTCTCATACGATAGGTTGCTGTCTCTTTTTCCTCACCCCATTTATGCAAAATTGATTTGGCTTCTTCCTATCTTAGGCTTTCTTCTTTCTATTCGTCAGATGCTGAGCATGTGGTTTTCTCGTAGGAGCCGCTTTGGTTTTACCTCGCAGAGTAAGGTCTTACAAACGGTTGTTGCTAATGGAGTGCGGATTCCTCGTGTAATTTATGCCAATGGAATAGCAGGTCTTTGGATGGGCTTTGTCGTTTCGGAACTAGTGGCGCTTGTTCAGGGCTTGTTCTTCTTTTGGAAGCATGATCGTCGATTGTTGAGGGCTGTAGAGCGGACTGAGTTTAAGGAAACTTTGGCTAAGTATGCTAGTTTCCCGATGTATTCTATGCCGGTGTCATTCTTGAATTCAGTTTCTTCAAATTTGCTCATTTATGCTTTTTCGTATGCTTTTTCAGCATCTGTTGTTGGTCTGTACGAACGATTCTCAAAAATGATTAGTGTTCCTCTTGATATGGTAAGTTCCTCTTTTAGTATTGTGTTTTTCCAGAAAATGGCTCTTGTTTCGTCAAAACAACGGTTTTATCGGCGAGCATACTTGCTTAGCCTTTTGTTGGGAGGGCTGATGAATTTGCCAATCGTGGTTTGGGGACCCGAAATTTTTGGATTTGTTCTAGGACCTGATTGGTTGTTTGCTGGAGAAATGGCTCGCTATCTGGCCCCGTTAATGGTGTTTGGTTTTTCCTCTAAATGTATTGGTACAACTTTTTCGACTATAAATAGGAATGGTGTAATGTTGGCTTGGCAGGTGTTGTATCTGGCCCTAACATTAGGGTGGATCATTGTGTTTAGGCACCATAGCGTTCTGTTTATTGTAAAAACATATGCTCTTTTTGGATGCTTCCTGAATATTATACTTGGCATTTATGGCTATTACTTCGTGAAAAAGGCAGAAGTGGAGGTTGGTAAATCGATTTAA